A genomic region of Candidatus Bathyarchaeota archaeon contains the following coding sequences:
- a CDS encoding ATP/GTP-binding protein: MFLVFIIGTAGSGKSMLTAAFSEWLRMSKQDVAIVNLDPGALTLPYTPDIDARDYVDVVNLMEEYGLGPNGALIMAADLLAEEVENLSKEIEDLKSDVVLVDTSGQMELFAFRASGTYLAHELTRAPKAIVYLFDAVFSLNPLNYVSNLFLSAAVYNRFFLPQVHVLSKCDLLSEEDVNKIVDWSANPKALEQAIEQKLEGTKRLLSRNMMRAIYQLGLRFLLIPVSAKTNDGMVNFNMALERVLTGGDKYTY, translated from the coding sequence ATGTTTTTAGTGTTTATCATTGGAACCGCAGGGTCCGGGAAGTCCATGCTTACGGCAGCATTTAGCGAATGGTTGAGAATGTCAAAACAGGATGTTGCCATTGTGAATTTGGACCCCGGTGCTTTAACCTTGCCGTATACACCTGATATTGATGCCCGTGACTATGTCGATGTAGTAAATCTCATGGAAGAATATGGTTTAGGACCGAATGGAGCACTGATAATGGCTGCGGATTTGTTGGCAGAAGAAGTTGAAAATCTTTCAAAAGAAATTGAGGATTTAAAATCTGACGTAGTTTTAGTTGACACCTCAGGCCAAATGGAACTTTTTGCCTTCAGAGCCAGCGGAACCTACTTAGCCCATGAACTTACAAGAGCCCCGAAAGCCATTGTATACCTTTTTGACGCTGTTTTCTCGCTTAATCCCTTAAATTATGTGTCAAATCTTTTCCTTTCAGCAGCAGTTTACAACCGCTTTTTTCTGCCTCAGGTACATGTACTTTCCAAATGTGATCTACTTTCAGAAGAGGACGTTAACAAAATCGTGGATTGGTCTGCAAACCCAAAAGCATTAGAACAAGCTATAGAACAAAAACTTGAAGGAACAAAACGCCTGTTAAGCCGAAACATGATGAGGGCAATTTACCAGCTTGGTCTGAGATTTCTACTTATACCCGTTTCAGCGAAAACAAATGATGGGATGGTTAACTTTAACATGGCGTTAGAAAGGGTTCTCACAGGTGGAGACAAGTATACATATTAA
- a CDS encoding DUF4443 domain-containing protein, whose amino-acid sequence MPPNFKKLLEEIAKEKAPGPVPTFSVLHILKTLELIAERPIGRTKLAMKLKIGQGAARTIINRLKEADLISTSKMGCTLTEKGWKLWNEYKEIFQKKMEIERCKLVDATYNFMMLAKNCGHKIKSGMEQRDAAVRAGAKGAVTIVFKDGRLTIPSVNMDFARDFPKVADQIIKSLQPEENDVIVISGADASDLAEYSAAAAAWTLIDDC is encoded by the coding sequence ATGCCTCCTAACTTTAAAAAGCTTCTGGAGGAAATCGCAAAAGAAAAAGCGCCTGGCCCAGTTCCGACTTTCTCAGTTTTACATATACTAAAAACATTAGAGCTTATCGCTGAAAGGCCTATAGGACGTACAAAACTTGCTATGAAGCTTAAAATAGGTCAAGGGGCTGCACGAACAATAATAAATCGTTTGAAGGAGGCGGACCTAATTTCTACATCAAAAATGGGGTGCACTCTTACAGAAAAAGGTTGGAAGCTTTGGAACGAATATAAGGAGATCTTCCAGAAAAAAATGGAAATTGAAAGATGCAAGCTTGTTGACGCTACCTACAATTTTATGATGTTAGCAAAAAATTGCGGGCATAAAATTAAATCAGGAATGGAGCAACGTGACGCTGCGGTCAGAGCAGGTGCAAAAGGCGCCGTAACAATAGTTTTCAAAGATGGTCGCCTTACAATACCTTCAGTAAATATGGATTTTGCACGTGATTTCCCAAAGGTTGCAGATCAAATAATTAAGTCGTTACAACCAGAAGAGAATGATGTGATAGTCATAAGTGGTGCTGACGCATCGGATTTAGCCGAATATAGCGCTGCTGCAGCGGCTTGGACCCTTATCGATGACTGTTAA
- a CDS encoding methionine adenosyltransferase — protein MRNIIVERLKQTPLEKQRLEIVERKGLGHPDSICDAVMEQISLRLSREYLERTGAILHHNVDKSLLVAGQSEVRFGGGFVRQPMLFVFGDRATTEFDSTKIDVEEIAIGVAKEWFRKNMRFVDPEKHIKYQVELKPGSAGLVDIFKRKGKVLGANDTSAAVGYAPMTRTEKIVLKTEQFLNSKEFKQRFPESGEDIKVMGCRHNSNLNLTISMAFIDRYINSEEDYFEKKAKILEEIKKFVHSNTDFENINVQLNTLDVRGRGIDGVYLTVLGTSADSGDSGQVGRGNRVNGLISLNRPFCSEAAAGKNPVSHVGKIYNVLTFRVAQHVYEEVPELEEVYIWLLSEIGRPIDQPAIAAAQVVMKDNSSIDKVRNKIAAVLDYELENIDKFCLELAQGKISIC, from the coding sequence TTGAGAAACATAATAGTCGAAAGGTTAAAACAAACCCCCCTTGAAAAGCAGAGACTTGAAATCGTGGAAAGAAAAGGCTTGGGCCATCCGGACTCTATCTGCGATGCAGTTATGGAGCAAATTTCCCTCCGCCTGAGCAGGGAATACTTGGAGAGGACAGGTGCAATATTACACCATAATGTAGACAAATCACTACTGGTTGCTGGGCAGTCTGAAGTTAGATTCGGCGGTGGCTTTGTCAGACAACCCATGCTTTTCGTTTTCGGTGACAGAGCAACAACAGAATTTGACAGCACAAAAATAGATGTTGAAGAAATCGCTATAGGCGTAGCGAAAGAATGGTTTAGGAAAAACATGCGTTTTGTAGATCCTGAGAAACATATAAAATATCAAGTTGAACTAAAACCAGGCTCAGCAGGCCTTGTTGACATATTTAAACGTAAAGGCAAGGTTCTAGGCGCCAACGACACCTCTGCAGCTGTGGGTTATGCACCCATGACCAGAACGGAGAAAATCGTCTTGAAAACTGAACAGTTTTTAAATTCTAAAGAGTTTAAGCAACGCTTTCCAGAATCAGGTGAAGACATAAAAGTTATGGGGTGTCGGCATAACAGCAATCTAAACTTGACCATTTCGATGGCTTTTATAGACAGATACATAAACAGCGAGGAAGATTATTTCGAGAAAAAAGCGAAAATATTAGAGGAAATCAAAAAATTTGTCCATTCCAACACGGACTTCGAAAATATAAACGTTCAGCTGAATACTCTTGATGTCCGTGGCCGCGGAATCGATGGAGTTTACTTAACAGTTTTAGGAACAAGCGCAGACAGTGGTGACTCTGGGCAAGTAGGTAGAGGAAACCGTGTGAACGGTTTAATTTCGTTGAATCGGCCGTTTTGTTCCGAGGCCGCAGCGGGTAAAAACCCAGTAAGCCATGTTGGAAAGATTTATAACGTCTTAACCTTCAGAGTTGCTCAACATGTATATGAGGAAGTCCCCGAGTTAGAGGAAGTTTATATTTGGCTTTTAAGCGAAATCGGAAGACCTATAGATCAGCCAGCAATAGCTGCAGCACAAGTGGTTATGAAAGATAACAGCTCTATAGATAAAGTTAGAAACAAAATAGCAGCAGTGCTGGACTACGAGCTAGAAAACATCGACAAATTCTGCTTAGAACTAGCCCAAGGCAAAATATCAATATGCTGA
- a CDS encoding DHH family phosphoesterase → MSLQDFRQKAKHVMMQLKRESARRAIIVHHDDADGLCSAAIIKRMLEREGLNVETFCLEKVYTEVIADLHSKMGVIFFYADIGSSHADLISELNCGRNLTIILDHHDPKPSKDPMVFDLNLEHFGFKGETHFSGATCCYLFAKELSEDNIDLSYLAVVGSSEIPEGFKSINEAVLQEALNKAIIRKKGKSLEIPHLGVKVDTLFSKLQILGAVGYYENGPEIGVSACLEGISEAVEAKINVLEERRKEANRKLLGRLYREGLQETEHIQWFDAEDMYKGMGTKVIGQFCSFLSYQTRLIKPHKYLLGFINVPREIPKWGQLKEKFVKASVRVPKPMQKLIDDGKMLGAVNFLEKASEPFGIADGHQYAANVVLPEDKKLALLENAEQILQQRFKSPL, encoded by the coding sequence ATGTCTTTACAAGATTTTAGACAGAAAGCAAAACATGTTATGATGCAGCTCAAAAGAGAGTCTGCAAGGAGAGCGATTATAGTGCATCATGACGACGCCGATGGTTTGTGTTCTGCAGCGATAATTAAAAGGATGTTGGAACGTGAAGGACTAAACGTTGAAACCTTCTGTTTAGAAAAAGTTTACACAGAAGTTATAGCCGATTTACATTCAAAAATGGGTGTGATCTTTTTCTATGCTGATATAGGCTCATCTCATGCAGATTTGATATCTGAGCTAAACTGTGGTAGAAATCTAACTATAATACTTGACCATCATGATCCTAAACCGTCGAAGGATCCTATGGTTTTTGATTTAAACTTGGAACATTTCGGCTTTAAAGGTGAAACTCATTTTTCTGGTGCCACTTGTTGCTATCTTTTTGCCAAAGAACTTAGCGAGGACAACATCGACTTGAGCTACCTAGCTGTCGTTGGAAGCAGCGAAATCCCTGAAGGTTTCAAATCCATAAACGAAGCGGTGCTACAAGAAGCCTTAAACAAGGCAATTATCCGAAAAAAGGGCAAAAGTTTAGAAATACCTCATTTAGGCGTTAAAGTCGACACTTTGTTTTCGAAACTTCAGATTCTTGGAGCGGTTGGATATTACGAAAATGGTCCAGAAATAGGAGTAAGTGCATGTCTGGAAGGGATAAGCGAAGCTGTCGAAGCGAAAATAAATGTTTTAGAAGAGAGACGAAAGGAGGCTAACCGAAAACTTCTTGGAAGACTTTATCGTGAGGGACTTCAAGAAACAGAGCATATTCAATGGTTCGACGCCGAAGATATGTACAAAGGTATGGGAACAAAGGTGATTGGACAGTTCTGTTCGTTCCTTTCATACCAGACGCGTCTAATAAAGCCCCACAAATACCTATTAGGTTTCATTAATGTACCGCGAGAAATTCCGAAATGGGGGCAGCTAAAAGAGAAATTTGTAAAGGCTTCGGTTAGAGTTCCCAAACCGATGCAGAAACTGATAGATGATGGAAAAATGCTTGGTGCTGTGAATTTTCTGGAAAAAGCATCTGAACCATTTGGAATTGCGGATGGACACCAATACGCTGCGAACGTAGTTCTGCCCGAAGACAAAAAATTGGCACTCTTGGAAAACGCTGAGCAGATTCTACAACAAAGGTTTAAAAGCCCGCTTTGA
- the truD gene encoding tRNA pseudouridine(13) synthase TruD has product MLVSRLEKSLGIEVYATRSLGIGGVIKRFPEDFLVEEILVDGTRAEIHPKTITQIEESPIQRYLLCVLVKRSWDNLQAIRVIARNLGIKTRQISIAGIKDANAVTAQHITVESVTKEDLQKIHVKDLEIHPIRYFNVKLSPHYLRGNHFKITIRAINYSEKVTRNRISRIIKEIQALGGVPNFFGHQRFGTTRPITHLVGKALVKGDFHRAVMLFLAKPSPNEHPQSRKVREELWKTQDFKSALKSFPKSLHYEHFVLRHLVKRPKDYIGALKRLPTKLQVLFPQAYQAYLFNKILSRRMSQGLLINKAEIGDYVIEVEPSGNPNTLKYKMVSSENISEINKAIANGRMALAVPLAGFRQTLSQGIQGEIERTVLEEEGISLQDFKIKKLPEISLKGELRAALARIKDFMLHEISKDETSHHKNRAVMSFMLYRGSYATIVLREIMKPRNLVKAGF; this is encoded by the coding sequence TTGCTTGTTTCAAGACTGGAGAAAAGCCTAGGAATCGAAGTCTACGCAACTCGTTCCTTAGGCATTGGGGGAGTCATTAAACGTTTTCCGGAAGACTTCTTAGTGGAAGAGATTCTGGTAGACGGTACAAGAGCTGAAATCCACCCGAAAACGATCACACAAATAGAAGAGTCGCCCATACAGCGATACCTCTTATGCGTCTTGGTTAAGCGCAGTTGGGATAATCTGCAAGCCATAAGAGTTATTGCAAGAAATTTGGGGATCAAAACGCGACAAATAAGCATCGCCGGAATAAAAGATGCAAACGCGGTTACAGCACAACATATCACAGTCGAAAGCGTTACAAAGGAGGATCTCCAGAAAATCCATGTTAAGGATCTGGAAATTCACCCAATACGCTACTTTAATGTGAAACTTTCACCACACTATCTTCGTGGCAACCATTTCAAGATTACCATTCGTGCTATAAACTATAGTGAAAAAGTCACAAGGAATCGAATTTCAAGAATTATTAAAGAAATCCAAGCGCTCGGCGGTGTACCAAATTTTTTTGGGCATCAAAGATTTGGAACGACACGTCCAATAACGCATTTAGTTGGGAAAGCTCTTGTTAAAGGGGATTTTCATAGAGCTGTGATGCTTTTTCTTGCGAAGCCAAGCCCAAACGAACATCCACAATCAAGGAAAGTGCGAGAAGAACTGTGGAAGACGCAGGATTTTAAGAGTGCTTTGAAATCATTCCCGAAAAGTCTTCATTATGAGCACTTTGTGTTAAGACACTTGGTGAAAAGGCCGAAAGACTACATCGGTGCCCTTAAACGGTTGCCAACAAAACTCCAAGTGCTTTTTCCACAGGCTTATCAGGCTTACCTTTTTAACAAAATCTTAAGCAGAAGAATGAGTCAAGGACTCCTAATTAATAAAGCTGAAATTGGAGATTACGTCATAGAAGTTGAACCTTCTGGAAACCCGAACACTCTAAAATACAAGATGGTGAGCTCGGAAAACATCTCAGAGATTAACAAGGCGATAGCGAATGGAAGAATGGCTTTAGCGGTTCCATTAGCTGGTTTTAGACAAACTTTATCCCAAGGAATCCAAGGCGAAATTGAAAGAACGGTTCTAGAAGAAGAAGGTATCTCACTACAAGATTTCAAGATAAAAAAACTACCAGAAATAAGCTTAAAAGGAGAATTACGCGCAGCTCTAGCACGTATAAAAGACTTTATGTTGCATGAAATATCAAAGGATGAAACAAGTCATCACAAAAACCGGGCGGTTATGAGTTTTATGCTTTATAGGGGATCCTATGCTACTATAGTACTCAGAGAGATTATGAAGCCCCGAAATCTGGTCAAAGCGGGCTTTTAA
- the pth2 gene encoding peptidyl-tRNA hydrolase Pth2 has product MPDNFHYKQVIVFRADLKMSKGKMAAQASHAAVSAAEEARKHSKEWFRAWMEEGQCKIVVKVKSEKELLDLERKAKEIGLPCALIIDRGLTEIPHGTITCLGIGPAPTDQVDKITGKLPLL; this is encoded by the coding sequence TTGCCGGACAATTTTCATTACAAGCAAGTAATAGTGTTCCGGGCTGACTTGAAAATGAGCAAAGGCAAAATGGCAGCCCAAGCTAGCCATGCGGCGGTTTCAGCAGCAGAGGAAGCAAGAAAGCACAGCAAAGAATGGTTCAGAGCATGGATGGAAGAAGGACAATGCAAAATAGTTGTCAAAGTCAAAAGCGAAAAAGAGCTTTTAGATTTGGAAAGAAAAGCAAAAGAAATAGGACTCCCTTGTGCGTTAATAATTGACCGGGGGCTCACGGAAATCCCCCATGGAACGATAACATGTCTGGGGATAGGACCAGCCCCGACCGACCAAGTGGACAAGATAACGGGTAAACTTCCACTTTTATAG
- a CDS encoding NAD(P)/FAD-dependent oxidoreductase, with translation MENFSDIIVVGAGPSGSFCALNIAKEGIKVTVFEEHNEIGTPCHCAGHLSIIGLKNLGLYPLPKGIVENTFHGAKIYSPRGSEFSVHFPSPITCTVDRASFDKHISRLAEKAGARYFLGSRVNSLTFRENCIETSVSKISGERFNFSGKIVVDAEGVNYRILKQAGLNPPKNDFVYCVNAEIENVKNIELDMVEVFLGNDYAPGFYAWLIPKEEGKAKVGLGVKIGNPKNALRKLMQKHPAASEKLKNAKILREIFHSIPLSGPIKRAYCNRFLAVGDAASQVKPTTGGGVILGLNCAKIAAEVAVEAVNLRNFSSKFLSKYQRRLIKLLGFDMKIMSTARKMLNRISDEKLNDLIKTCRKFFDEEDFQDFCDIDFQGRMFVKALRKPKIAVAIAYFALLSLEAFK, from the coding sequence ATGGAAAACTTTTCAGACATAATTGTTGTTGGGGCTGGCCCAAGCGGTTCTTTTTGCGCTTTGAACATTGCCAAGGAAGGCATTAAAGTAACGGTTTTTGAGGAACATAATGAGATCGGAACCCCATGCCACTGCGCTGGACACTTGAGCATTATAGGCCTAAAAAACCTTGGGCTTTATCCGCTACCTAAAGGAATTGTCGAGAATACTTTTCATGGAGCTAAAATTTACTCGCCTAGAGGCTCAGAATTTTCCGTTCATTTTCCTTCACCGATCACTTGCACCGTTGACCGCGCATCATTTGACAAGCATATTTCGCGATTAGCTGAGAAAGCTGGCGCCAGATATTTCTTGGGTTCAAGGGTTAACTCTTTAACGTTTAGGGAAAACTGCATAGAGACATCTGTATCGAAAATCAGTGGCGAAAGGTTCAATTTTTCTGGTAAAATAGTCGTGGATGCTGAAGGAGTAAACTATCGCATTCTAAAACAAGCTGGCTTGAACCCGCCCAAAAACGATTTTGTATACTGTGTTAATGCTGAAATTGAAAATGTTAAAAACATTGAACTTGATATGGTTGAAGTTTTTCTTGGAAACGATTACGCGCCGGGCTTTTATGCTTGGCTGATTCCTAAAGAAGAAGGCAAAGCAAAGGTTGGACTTGGCGTTAAAATCGGTAATCCAAAAAATGCCCTCCGAAAACTTATGCAAAAGCATCCAGCCGCATCCGAAAAACTTAAAAATGCAAAGATTCTGCGAGAAATTTTTCATTCAATACCCTTAAGCGGTCCAATAAAAAGAGCTTATTGTAACCGCTTCCTCGCAGTCGGTGATGCTGCATCACAAGTTAAACCTACGACCGGAGGAGGTGTTATACTAGGGTTAAACTGTGCAAAGATTGCAGCGGAAGTCGCAGTAGAAGCCGTGAACCTAAGAAACTTTTCATCAAAATTCTTGAGCAAGTATCAAAGGCGTCTTATAAAGCTTTTAGGTTTTGATATGAAGATAATGTCAACAGCAAGAAAAATGTTAAACAGAATTTCCGATGAAAAACTGAATGACCTTATAAAAACGTGCAGGAAATTTTTTGATGAAGAAGATTTTCAAGATTTTTGCGACATTGACTTTCAAGGGCGCATGTTCGTTAAAGCGCTTCGGAAACCCAAGATTGCAGTTGCAATTGCGTATTTCGCTTTGCTCAGTCTAGAAGCATTTAAGTAA
- a CDS encoding CDC48 family AAA ATPase, translating into MNEKVSEVQLRVGDARQRDVGRGIARIDQRTMQKLGISAGDVIEIVGKRTTSAIAWPAYSEDQNRDIIRIDGFTRKNAGVAINEYVIVRPAKVKEALNVTLAPVDMRLNVDEDFTNFVKNRLMERTLVEGDTTLVMMLGHAIPFIVAKTRPHGIVKVTADTKLTILSEPAPEGKGVPRTTYEDIGGLHEEIQRVREMVELPLRHPELFQRLGIEPPKGVLLHGPPGCGKTLLARAVANESEANFFSINGPEIMSKFYGESEARLREIFQQAQQNAPSIIFIDELDAIAPKREEVTGEVERRVVAQLLALMDGLSGRGNVIVIGATNRPGALDPALRRPGRFDREIEIGVPDKQGRYEILQIHTRGMPLAEDVDLKKLAEMTHGYTGADLAALCRETAMKALRRYLPQINLEEERIPPEVLEKMEVKMEDFLNAYKEVTPTAMREVYIEVPTVHWDDIGGLEEVKQELKEAVEWPLKNPEIFKRMGVKPPKGILLYGPPGCGKTLLARAVATESEANFITVKGPEVFSKWVGESEKAIREVFRKARMAAPAVIFFDEIDSLVPRRGLGFADSGVTERVISQLLTEMDGIVTLEDVVVIAATNRPDMVDPAVLRPGRFDRLIYVPEPDERGRLQIFKIYTKNMPLAKDVNLEALAAITKYYSGADIEAVCREAAMQALRRDINAKEVTMRDFEEALKRIGPSITPDMEKWYKSFMQQVRQVQKPATPVA; encoded by the coding sequence GTGAACGAAAAAGTAAGTGAGGTTCAGCTACGCGTTGGAGATGCTAGACAAAGAGACGTAGGACGGGGCATAGCCCGTATAGATCAGAGGACAATGCAAAAATTAGGTATAAGCGCCGGTGACGTCATAGAAATAGTGGGTAAGCGAACCACTTCAGCCATAGCTTGGCCAGCCTACAGTGAAGATCAAAACCGCGACATAATACGCATAGATGGTTTCACACGAAAAAACGCAGGAGTAGCCATAAACGAGTATGTCATTGTGAGGCCGGCAAAAGTTAAAGAAGCCTTAAATGTGACGCTTGCACCCGTTGACATGCGCCTAAATGTGGACGAAGATTTCACTAATTTTGTTAAAAACCGTCTTATGGAAAGAACCCTAGTCGAGGGAGATACAACCCTTGTCATGATGCTTGGTCATGCTATACCATTTATAGTAGCGAAAACCCGTCCTCATGGTATAGTCAAGGTTACAGCGGATACAAAACTCACGATTTTAAGTGAGCCAGCACCAGAAGGAAAGGGGGTCCCAAGAACCACCTACGAAGATATTGGAGGGTTACACGAAGAAATCCAAAGAGTAAGAGAAATGGTGGAACTGCCCCTGCGACATCCAGAGCTCTTCCAGAGATTAGGCATAGAACCGCCAAAGGGAGTGCTACTGCATGGACCGCCTGGATGCGGTAAAACCTTACTAGCCCGAGCTGTAGCAAACGAGTCGGAAGCCAACTTCTTCTCAATAAACGGGCCAGAAATAATGAGTAAGTTCTACGGTGAATCAGAAGCTAGACTCAGAGAAATCTTCCAACAAGCCCAACAAAATGCGCCGAGCATAATTTTTATCGATGAGTTGGACGCTATTGCGCCAAAAAGAGAGGAGGTAACAGGTGAAGTCGAAAGACGTGTCGTTGCACAACTCCTCGCCTTGATGGATGGTTTGTCCGGAAGAGGAAACGTTATAGTTATTGGGGCGACAAATAGGCCTGGTGCATTGGATCCTGCGCTTCGAAGACCTGGACGGTTTGACAGAGAAATTGAAATTGGTGTGCCGGACAAGCAGGGAAGATATGAAATTCTCCAGATTCACACGAGAGGAATGCCACTTGCTGAGGATGTAGACCTTAAAAAGCTTGCTGAAATGACACATGGATACACTGGTGCTGACTTAGCGGCACTCTGCAGAGAAACAGCTATGAAAGCGTTGAGGCGATATCTCCCGCAGATAAACCTTGAAGAAGAACGTATACCGCCAGAAGTTCTAGAAAAAATGGAGGTTAAAATGGAGGACTTTTTGAACGCTTACAAAGAAGTAACGCCTACTGCAATGCGTGAAGTGTACATTGAAGTGCCAACAGTTCACTGGGATGACATAGGAGGGCTAGAGGAAGTAAAACAAGAGCTTAAGGAGGCTGTTGAATGGCCATTGAAGAATCCGGAAATTTTCAAAAGAATGGGGGTAAAGCCGCCTAAAGGTATATTGTTGTATGGTCCTCCAGGTTGTGGTAAGACTCTTTTAGCTAGGGCAGTTGCAACGGAAAGCGAAGCCAACTTCATAACGGTTAAAGGCCCAGAAGTTTTCTCAAAGTGGGTGGGAGAATCTGAGAAAGCAATTAGAGAAGTTTTCAGGAAGGCGAGAATGGCAGCTCCAGCCGTGATATTCTTTGATGAAATAGACTCTTTAGTACCGCGTAGGGGTTTGGGATTTGCTGATAGTGGTGTGACGGAACGGGTGATAAGCCAACTGCTCACAGAAATGGACGGCATAGTGACATTAGAAGATGTTGTTGTCATAGCGGCAACGAACAGGCCAGACATGGTTGACCCGGCAGTGCTTCGTCCGGGAAGATTTGACAGACTTATATATGTGCCGGAGCCGGACGAAAGAGGTCGTCTTCAAATATTCAAAATCTACACAAAAAATATGCCGCTGGCTAAGGACGTGAATCTAGAAGCCTTAGCAGCTATCACAAAGTATTATTCAGGTGCAGATATAGAGGCTGTCTGCAGAGAAGCTGCCATGCAAGCGTTAAGAAGAGATATAAATGCTAAGGAAGTTACAATGAGAGATTTTGAAGAAGCATTGAAGAGAATTGGCCCATCAATAACGCCGGATATGGAAAAGTGGTACAAGAGTTTTATGCAGCAAGTTAGACAAGTACAGAAACCGGCTACACCAGTAGCGTAG
- a CDS encoding elongation factor 1-beta, which yields MGSVVITYKIFPTDINVNFEELKKKIEASLPEFAAVYGYGEEPIAFGLKALLCAVQIPEDKTGVLEELEKKFEQITEISQVQTVMVRRISR from the coding sequence ATGGGAAGCGTTGTAATTACATATAAAATATTTCCGACTGATATAAATGTGAACTTTGAAGAGTTAAAGAAGAAAATTGAAGCTTCTTTACCGGAGTTTGCCGCAGTGTATGGTTACGGCGAAGAACCCATAGCGTTTGGTTTGAAAGCCCTACTCTGCGCTGTCCAAATTCCGGAGGACAAAACAGGTGTTTTGGAGGAGCTTGAAAAGAAATTTGAACAGATAACCGAAATAAGCCAAGTGCAAACGGTAATGGTTAGGAGGATAAGTAGATAA
- a CDS encoding DUF1610 domain-containing protein, with the protein MTEKAVTITLVTCTSCGKPIPPGAESTKFLCPNCGEILIRRCKKCRKFGRPYKCPKCSFTGP; encoded by the coding sequence ATGACTGAAAAAGCAGTCACAATAACGTTAGTAACATGTACAAGCTGCGGTAAGCCTATTCCACCGGGAGCTGAATCCACAAAGTTCCTTTGTCCAAATTGTGGGGAGATACTGATAAGACGCTGCAAAAAATGCAGAAAATTTGGGCGACCGTATAAATGTCCAAAATGTAGTTTTACGGGCCCATGA
- a CDS encoding transporter substrate-binding domain-containing protein produces MRYVTAIGMTIALIIAFIAGLYLSPHIFPQVLGPEDPVWDRITKAGKIKVGTEPGWPPYEFLAENGSIIGFEIELMEMIAKELNLEVEWVNMAFDAIIPAVQAMDIDLGVSGFSVTPERLEEVQFTMPHSITEGQVIMLETRAKELGITGLSSLSMLNTLGLKCGTQSGTTQEQELKEVAPNALRTYRDFLLALEEMKRGVIDCVYAETPITSNWILEAEQKGEEPIVVVYRRPYYPVAFVAHKDADVLVAKINGVLAELIASAKVDELKQKWKCD; encoded by the coding sequence TTGAGATATGTAACCGCCATTGGAATGACTATAGCATTGATCATAGCATTTATCGCAGGATTATACTTGAGCCCACATATATTCCCACAAGTTTTAGGTCCGGAAGATCCGGTGTGGGACAGGATTACGAAAGCTGGCAAGATCAAGGTCGGCACAGAACCCGGATGGCCACCGTATGAGTTTTTGGCTGAAAATGGAAGTATTATTGGATTTGAAATTGAGCTTATGGAAATGATTGCAAAGGAGTTAAACTTGGAAGTGGAGTGGGTGAACATGGCTTTTGACGCTATAATTCCAGCTGTACAAGCTATGGATATAGATCTTGGCGTTAGTGGTTTTTCAGTAACCCCTGAGAGGCTTGAAGAGGTTCAGTTCACGATGCCTCACAGCATTACAGAAGGACAAGTTATAATGTTGGAAACCAGAGCCAAAGAGTTGGGGATAACTGGTCTATCTTCTCTCTCAATGTTGAACACCTTAGGCCTGAAATGTGGAACGCAGTCTGGAACAACCCAGGAGCAAGAATTGAAAGAAGTGGCTCCTAACGCTTTGCGGACTTACAGAGACTTTCTTTTAGCGCTTGAAGAAATGAAGAGGGGCGTTATTGATTGTGTTTACGCAGAGACCCCGATAACCTCCAACTGGATACTTGAGGCTGAACAGAAGGGCGAGGAGCCTATAGTGGTTGTCTATAGAAGACCTTACTATCCGGTAGCTTTCGTCGCCCACAAGGACGCAGATGTGCTTGTAGCAAAAATTAACGGTGTACTTGCTGAACTTATTGCATCTGCAAAAGTTGACGAGTTAAAACAAAAATGGAAGTGCGATTAA